The following are from one region of the Littorina saxatilis isolate snail1 linkage group LG2, US_GU_Lsax_2.0, whole genome shotgun sequence genome:
- the LOC138958001 gene encoding multiple inositol polyphosphate phosphatase 1-like translates to MAATRRVGALVMCILSVFFASLVPLSAFKYFSTKTPYVWVHPSDDKDLEDKWFNDKIGDLMCSAVHTSIVARHGTRFPGQDDVQKISEIHGKLDQEALKAVPDLHTWKNPFPDNDQKSLAELGESELESLGKRTAQRLFSLFAEEDIDSFRYIISSKERARDSSKSFYDGFIKVLQEEVDEDDDDYEPEVMDKLLRFHTICDKYVKSVGENKTAMKEYYDLESGGPVTEIIKKVSKKLGTTEDTLTGANIRTIYLMCGYEAAIFGSSPWCQLFDEEDMKILEYLGDVKHYYKNGAGHDITWKQACPLVSDIFYTMDDAIEALETMDGSEDEDGYIIGQFAFGHAETLGPLFTALGLYNDSQPLRADNFNKMGERKFRTSKILPFGANLQLILYECEPQEQYLNPDDEEAEHAPEYYIKLLVNEKPEMIPGCEELLCPFSKVRESLKEQIDNCNFIKTCKLHPHDEL, encoded by the exons ATGGCGGCGACCAGACGAGTCGGTGCCTTAGTGATGTGTATACtttctgttttctttgcttCTTTGGTACCTTTGAGTGCATTCAAATACTTTTCAACGAAAACGCCTTATGTGTGGGTGCATCCGTCCGACGATAAAGATTTGGAGGACAAATGGTTCAACGATAAAATCGGAGACCTGATGTGTTCAGCTGTCCATACCAGCATCGTTGCTCGCCATGGGACGCGGTTTCCAGGGCAGGATGACGTTCAGAAAATCAGCGAAATACATGGTAAACTTGACCAAGAAGCGTTGAAAGCAGTCCCAGATCTCCACACGTGGAAGAACCCGTTCCCTGATAATGATCAAAAGTCTCTAGCGGAGTTAGGAGAGTCGGAACTAGAATCGTTGGGGAAAAGAACTGCTCAGAGGCTGTTCTCTCTCTTTGCTGAAGAAGACATTGACAGTTTTCGGTACATTATTTCTAGTAAGGAAAGGGCCAGAGACAGCTCGAAGTCCTTCTATGATGGATTTATAAAAGTTCTCCAAGAAGAAGtggatgaagatgatgatgactaCGAACCAGAAGTCATGGACAAACTGCTTCGATTCCATACAATATGTGACAAGTACGTTAAGTCAGTGGGGGAAAACAAAACAGCAATGAAAGAGTATTATGATCTTGAGTCTGGTGGTCCTGTCACAGAAATCATCAAGAAGGTCTCCAAGAAGCTTGGCACAACAGAAGACACTCTCACTGGAG CTAATATCCGCACCATCTATTTGATGTGTGGCTATGAAGCAGCCATTTTTGGGTCCTCGCCATGGTGCCAGTTGTTTGACGAGGAAGACATGAAGATTCTGGAATACCTTGGGGATGTCAAG CATTATTACAAGAATGGCGCGGGACATGACATCACGTGGAAGCAGGCGTGCCCCCTGGTGTCGGACATCTTCTACACCATGGACGATGCCATTGAGGCATTGGAGACAATGGATGGCTCCGAGGATGAAGATGG ATACATCATTGGTCAGTTTGCTTTCGGCCACGCGGAAACCTTGGGCCCTCTCTTCACAGCCCTCGGTCTCTACAATGACTCGCAACCCCTGCGAGCCGACAATTTCAACAAGATGGGCGAGCGAAAGTTCCGCACCAGCAAGATCCTCCCCTTCGGCGCCAACCTGCAGCTGATTCTGTACGAGTGTGAGCCGCAGGAGCAGTACCTCAACCCCGATGACGAAGAAGCGGAGCATGCTCCGGAATACTACATCAAGCTTCTTGTCAACGAAAAGCCGGAGATGATTCCGGGCTGCGAGGAGCTGCTGTGTCCGTTCAGCAAGGTGCGTGAATCACTCAAGGAGCAGATAGACAATTGCAACTTCATCAAAACCTGCAAGTTGCACCCCCACGACGAGTTGTGA